One window from the genome of Amaranthus tricolor cultivar Red isolate AtriRed21 chromosome 9, ASM2621246v1, whole genome shotgun sequence encodes:
- the LOC130823715 gene encoding protein LAZY 1: MKLFSWMHRKLQQDATSSMQASSLGNSCSCLLLMPSNDSKQMWQPNRHCQDEFGGNNDEEFNEEQSSEIFPGFLTIGTLSVEPISEPPTPTFDFPYEVTNEGVMTDMKYDLKLINEELEKFLKVEAENEGSTESSRKNSQASTITLGDEVNDLSDYNSVDKQVYPLQGYLLGSSTELPETKPKKKKGNVSLNALFKKSTMKDRRPKQPIKEVQSSDHLMNKMLQPTQNSPMISENPTRHDAVESFFTLKKLKKINRVFHKKVHPDISKVKVPAKECKCSKYDKKKNPKSYIDSALTSGKTRIGCWGALKGNKDMKLPRDAMTEKNLDELKDESDSEEMEHWIKTDEEYFVLELQQNKGVQTSESEVISA, translated from the exons ATGAAG TTATTCAGTTGGATGCATCGGAAGCTACAACAAGATGCCACTAGTTCAATGCAGGCTTCAAGTCTTG GGAATTCTTGTAGTTGCTTGCTGCTTATGCCAAGTAATGACTCCAAACAAATGTGGCAGCCAAATAGGCACTGTCAGGATGAATTCGGTGGCAACAACGATGAAGAGTTCAATGAAGAACAATCCTCGGAAATATTCCCAGGCTTCCTTACAATCGGAACTCTTAGTGTCGAGCCAATATCGGAACCCCCAACACCAACATTTGATTTCCCTTATGAGGTAACAAATGAAGGAGTTATGACAGACATGAAATACGACTTGAAGctcattaatgaagaattagAGAAATTTCTTAAGGTTGAAGCTGAAAATGAAGGAAGCACCGAGTCATCAAGGAAAAACAGTCAAGCAAGTACTATAACTCTCGGAGATGAGGTGAACGATCTGAGTGATTACAACTCAGTTGATAAGCAAGTATATCCCCTACAAGGATATCTTCTTGGGTCATCCACTGAACTCCCGGAAAcaaaaccaaagaaaaagaaaggaaacgTGTCCTTAAATGCGCTTTTTAAGAAGAGTACTATGAAAGACAGAAGACCGAAACAACCCATAAAAGAAGTCCAATCGTCTGATCATCTAATGAACAAGATGCTGCAGCCAACTCAAAATTCTCCTATGATCAGCGAAAATCCTACTCGTCATGATGCAGTTGAGTCGTTTTTCACTCTCAAAAAGCTCAAGAAG ATCAACCGGGTTTTCCACAAAAAAGTTCATCCTGATATCAGTAAAGTTAAAGTTCCCGCAAAAGAGTGCAAGTGCAGCAAGTATGACAAAAAGAAGAATCCCAAATCCTACATAGATTCAGCACTCACCAGTGGAAAGACTAGGATTGGCTGTTGGGGCGCTCTGAAAGGAAATAAAGATATGAAACTACCTCGAGATGCAATGACCGAGAAAAATCTAGATGAACTGAAAGATGAAAGTGACAGCGAAGAAATGGAGCATTGGATCAAAACCGATGAAGAGT ATTTTGTGCTGGAGCTGCAGCAGAACAAAGGAGTTCAGACTTCAGAATCGGAAGTTATTTCTGCCTAG